Within Anopheles ziemanni chromosome 2, idAnoZiCoDA_A2_x.2, whole genome shotgun sequence, the genomic segment AGGTCGCattttcttgttctacagctcaaaaacccatctttttatacccgaAATTCTTattaataatgtaccctacactaacattttgttctgtttgtacccttacctgtaaaagttgaagttaatcttcaagagttggtgaatcacactgcgtgtagaataattgaaatgcaaaaagcaaaaatcttgcggcacctttcagcttctttgtgtgattcactaaatGTCGTATTtttgtgctcgtggggcattgaaggatctagtggacacagcatttacaatcaactgtttcatggttccggagaaaatactgcatcagacagtgatttactagtatcggcattaacgcctatccgtcttgcgttcattagtgacgattcagatatcatctggataaacttgatgctccaaagtgttaggtttttCAGGCCAATTGTTATCaagtttgcgaaagagtcaaaagataaagttatacaaatagtagacgaaaaaaaaagccaaataaccaggtcagttccttatacaattcagctaaatgaaacaagtgacggtaaattattcatatgacatgagttgaattgatggaaaaattttggcatatttaaccgacactatgtatacgcaaacatgttgtatatatagagcaaaaccaacagaaatgaacagtgtagagcacttataaaatggatttattccaaatcctgagaatttatcttatggaatatctccactgcactgttggatgagatttttcgaatgcttgcttcacatttcgtacagaattgaatttaaaaaatggaaggttattaaaaattataaaaacatgtacaatgatcgaaaaaattgtattggaaaagatgtacaaggaatttggtgttaaagtagatgaaccaaggcaaatgggtggtaatagtacgacgggaaatgtttgtcgtcgggctttttcaaacatagaaaaattgagcgatattttgcaaatagaaacagaacttatagaaaggttttgaaatattttatatccatcaactgttcacagctttaaatccaaaaactattagtctatattgcaaagacacatacatgttttacatacatcttTACAATTgatacaaaatgccttctactgcccataaagttcttgcgcatgtaggtgaaatcattgtaaatgccccagctccattgggatccttaggagaggaagcagcagaaggtagaaataaaatttacagaagggatagaagagaacacgcccgtaaaatgtcacgagaattcaatattaaagacatgtTTAggagagcattacaatcatccgatccatacatttcaacaatatctctgacttaatcgttgaaaaataaaaaaaacaaatcccatacccagacgtagtaaaaacattcttcgtagattacagctcctcaaatagtaacagtcccttgccaattcaaacccgagaagatgatggtacaagttcagaatattcagatagtagtttttcgttaggagacgttatgtccgcgttagatgctttaaatatcaattattttccagataaaaatattttgaatgaaagtttgtagtaaatttagtttgttttatatcaaacttctttatcaaaaaatctttatgttaatataaaaaaagattgaaaaaataatgcacccatagaaaaataaaaaaaatatgtggtttttgcagcgccacctggtgggattgtccagaaacacCATAATTTCGTGTTacataatagtattacacgatattacaatgaaaaaattgcaaaacatttgaatacgatttttatcccggcaatttgctcttttcgctccatagtgcgcTGCCCACAACATGATGTGAAGATCGTCATCGGAGATCTAAATGCTCAGGTCGGGCGAGAGGAGGCCTATAAACCTACGATTGGAAGCTTTAGTGCccaccagctaaccaacgaTAACGGTCTCCGGCTCATAAATTTCGCATCCTCAAGGCACAtgaacatccgtagcaccttcttccagcacaaacctcgtttcagctacacctggagatcgttcgatcgatagaccacgttctcatagacggaaggcacttctcggacatcatcgacgtacgtacgtacaggggcgcaaacgtcgactcggaccacttcctggttatggtgaagctacggcagaagctctgcgctgtcaactcactgcgtcaccggcctaccccacgcctaaacactgcgaacacctgctgttgccgagggctacgcgacagcgcttggggaagcgctACCGGACAACATCGCGACCGCCACAATGTCcctcgatgaccactggcgtatggtggagcgagtcatcagcagcacagccgagcagacactgggccataagccacgtaaccagaggaaagagtggttcgatgacgagtgcaggcgggcactatccgagaagaacgcagcgcgcgcccgaatgctgcagcgcgaaacccgtcagaacgtggaacactacaaacgactgaggacacagcaaacccggctcttcgagagcaagaagcgccgcttcgaggagtcggatgaacaactgatgCAGCAGCTAACTCAGTCGAGGGATACTCGCCAGTTctacaggatgttgaagaagacacGAGGCGGCTACACGCCAaacgtcgcaatgtgtcgtgacgaggagggcaacattcttacggacgagcgagaggtgatcgaaaggtggaagtgctacttcaacggacacctgaacggagcggaattaggggagtccagcagcggcgcaggcagaactgagcagcacattagccaggaggtagatgacgacgtgctcccaccatccttggacgaagtcactagtgccatcaagcagctgaaacagaacaaagcagctggcagcgatgggctggtggcagaactattcaagatggattcggtagagcttgccgtcagtatgcaccagctaattgtgaaaatctgggagcaggaaaggataccggaggactggaagctgggtgtcatccacccagtgtacaagaagggtgacagaatggaATGTGacaactttcgagccatcacagtTCTCAATGCTgcctacaaaatcctatcccagatactcttctgcagactcgcgccccttgctacagatttcgtcggaagctaccaagctgggtttgttggaggcaaatccaccaccgaccagatcttcactctacggcagatcctccagaagtgccgagagcaccagatcccgacgcaccacctcttcatcgacttcaaggcggcctacgacaccatagacaggaaggagctatggaagaccatgcggcagtacagcttTCCCGAGAAGCTGGTTCGGCTGTTAGAagccacaatttttttttttttttttttggagagGGTGCTGTGTAAGGTGAGAATTTCAAACATGCTGTCGGATTCGTTCGAATCTCATCGGGGTCTGAGGCAtggtgatggactctcctgccttctattcaacatcgctcttgaaggtgtcatgaggagcgcgggcttcgacatccgtggcacgattttcacccgctctctccaattcctcggtttcgcggatgacatcgacatcatcgggcggaacacaaggacggtgtgcgaggcgtacaccagactgaaacgcgaggccgcaaggattggactaatgatcaatgcgacgaaaacaaagtacctgctcgtcggaggctctgacagtgacagagccaggctggggagcagtgtatcagtcgacggcgacgaacttgaggtagtagaggagttttgctacctcggcactgtcgtaactccggacaacaacgtgagctgtgaaatccggaggcgcattgttcaggggaatcgtgcctactatggcctccacaaactcctgaggtccagatggcttctcccacgcACTAAGTGTGccatataccgcacgctgattagaccggtcgttctctaTGGGCACGAATCttggactctgctcacggaggacgctAACGCTCTCGCAGTCTTCGAGcggcgcgtgctccggtctatctttggcggtgtgtacgagcagggcgtgtggaggagaagaatgaaccacgagttagctgagctgtatggcgagccggacatcctgacggtggcgaaggccggcaggatccgttggttggggcatgtcatgaggatgccggactcatgccccaccaagaaggtgctcaccagcgacccgcccggcacgagacgacgaggagctcagcgagctcggtggatggaccaagtggagcagaacctgcgagacatcggatgcgaccggggttggagggctgcagccatggaccgagctacctggagaacgattggtgaccaggccatgtcagcacgacgtgctcaactgcgagcgggccagtgaagaagaagaagaagttaatAGTATGcttaaaattttattgcatCAGCTCAACAGCTACAAATACACATCGAACATCAACATGATTGCTAACACACTCATCGTTCATTGTAAAGTTATTGTTCTGCAGGGTATTATTGCCACGCGAATTTGAGCCCATTCTGTCTCTCCCCAAAGATTCCCCTGGTCCCTGTATAATGCTGTACGGTGTATCAATAGGAATAAGATGTATTGACGCATCCTGATGCGAGGGTAACGGGGGCACATGTTCCATGCTCACTACCGTGTATCGAGTTGCGCTcgcaatataaaataaattaagtgtCGTACGAGTAAAAACTTAACGGAAAACAGGAAGATTTCTTTCGATGATTGCAGCATAAGGACACTCGGCACACGACCGGTACGAGTGTCCAGATCGGAATGAGAGCAGTGTCTGTGTTTACTTCTTCTGCGCTGCCAGCAGCTCGTCGGCGGAGGCAGCAACTTCCTTCCACGAGAAATCAATATCGGCAGGCTCGGTGAAGCGCGAGCAGACGGCCATACGCAGGAAGTACACGTCGTTCACCTTGGACGGCACGAGATGGATGTTGCCACGGCCGTTGATGCGTCGCAGCAGATCCTCGTTCAGCTCGTTCGAGCCCTTCAACTTGAAGCACGCCAGCCCCATCTGAACCTCACCGAAGATCTCGAACCGTTCGTCGGCGACGCACAGCGCTTCGAACTGCTTGGCAAACGCGCAATGACGACGGATGTGTGCCTGAATGTTCTCCACGCCGTACAGACGGAGCACGAACCACAGCTTCAGCGCACGGAAGCGACGACCGAGCGGGATCTGCCAATGACGATAGTCCGGAGCGGAGCCCTGCATGTCGTGCTTCAGGTAGAGCGGGTCCACGTTGAACGCGTTCACGATCCAGTACGGTTCCTTCAGCCACATGGCACTGCAGTCGAAGTTGACCAGCATCCACTTGTGCGGGTTAAAGTTGAACGAGTCGGCCGTCTCGATACCCTTCATGAGGTAACGGTACTCCGGGCAGATGAAGGCCGAACCGGCGTAAGCGGCATCGACGTGCACCCACACGTTGTAGCGATTGGCCACCGGGCCGATCTCATCCAGGCGATCGAAGGCGCAAGTGTTCGTCGTACCAAGGGTGGCCACCACATAGAACGGAATCAAACCCGCGTCCAGATCTTCCTTGATTGCCTTTTCGAGCGTTTCGCCACGTAGCTTCAGATTTTCATCAGCTTTCAGCCCACGCAGTTTAACTCCTCCAAGCAAACCCGCTCGCTCCACGGACGAATGAGATTGGTCTGAAAGTGTGAATTAATCGTCGAATAAATTCAACCCGCGATCGAACGGATACCTGTTCGGGAGAGTTACTCACTGGAAGTGTATCCGACCAGCTTGGACACGATCGTATGGTCGTCCCAGTCCGGATGTTCCTCCTTGACGCGCTTCATCGTCTTCGCCTTAGCACCGAGCAGTGCGACCAGGGTGGCTTCACTAGCCGTACCTTGAATAACACCACCACCTTGTCCGCCGGAGCATGCCAGGAACTCCTTTGGCAGATCCAACATCTTGCCCAACCAATCGAGCATCACAACCTCCAACTCGGTACAGGCGGGGCTAGCGATCTAAAAGAGGATCCAGAAAGAAAAGTGATTAAAATCTAAATTATCTTTATTCACATCCGCTTGATTACTAACCCAAGTGAATCCAATGCAAGCGATAGCACCACTAAGCATGTCGGCCACGATCGCAGGATAGGAGTTGGCGGTCGGGAAGTACGCGTGGAACTTCGGGCTGTGCCAGTGCGTGACACCGGGCATGATGACACGCTCGATATCGGCCATGACATCTTCCCACTTGTCCGGCTGCTGGGGCGCCTCATCGGGAATCAGTGGCCGCAGGTATCCCGGCTGTACGGTCGGCAGAACTCGCCTTAAGAAGAAACACAGATAGATACAGATTTCATCACATTGGATCATGGAGAATTCAGTTGAAGGACGTCGGAAACCGTTGCCGTTTAACCGTTGGAGTTTATATGTGCATCTTAAAGTACCGCAGGTGTTACATCCAGGTCATGTTCAAATGATCAACATGGAAAAGGGGACGGTGCAATGCGGAGAGTGGGTCATGTTGCATGTCCGACAATGGTGTAGGTGTATTTAAAGCAAAACCTACCGCGGATCTCCCCACACAGCAACACCACGAAGCCAACAAGCAACACTGTGTGGCTTTGGGAATTGAGCAATACGCCAATTTATGACGCTTGGCCGAGCCTCACGAATACCCCCTCTAGCCGTCACCCTTTGGCCACCTTCTCGCTCGGTTGTATGCCAAGTTTAATTGCTACCACATACTGACGTGGCGGTCGTGGTTTGCACAATTCTACTCGCCTTCAAGAGGAGGGGATAAATTTATGTTGTCTAGCTTTCTGTTTTCGCGCAGACCTTCATCTTGATTTTGGACCCCACTACTACCTTCCTGCTCACTGCAGGCCAATCCAGTGAACCGTGGGACAAAATGTTTAACTCAACAAATCGAAAAAGTAACAGGAGGTTTGAACTTGACCAGGCAGATCAGGATCAGTTCGTGTCGGAGGTTAGTTATCGCGCTTCGTATTCGAAGCTCTGATGGATGCATTTAAtattcatttgtttcattcgaCGTTTAACAGGTTTCAATACTCGTCACGTTTTTCTATGGTGGTCTCTATGGCAACAGCCATGCCAGATTTCGTTGCGACTTTGAATCGTGAACAAAATGTCACAATTTGATTGACGATCTAAGTAGACCATGGAACACTAATTTTGTTCATGTATTTCTACGATCATGATCAACTGTGATTTCATATGATCATGACCTAGCACAAGGTAGGCTATGTTTCACATTAAGAAATCCATGGTCAGCGATTCTCCAACGATGTGCCCGAAAGTTCTATTTCCTTTAAAAAAGTTGCCATGATGTGAAAACATTGAGAATCGCTGCCATAGATCATCATCCTGTAAACTATTTCATATCTTCCGAGCAGACCTGTACTTGGACAAACCTgttggaatattttaaaacttttttttgcgaaaaacCCACTGGAATTTTAATTGACGTTCATCAATCTGTACGGGTCCAGGTGATCGAAGGAAATCTTTCGAATTCCAATAGTTGTAGGCCGCACACATTCTTTGACCAACCAGACAAGTGTAATTATGCTGCCGACCGGTTAAATTCTCGTTTTCCGTGTGCATGACACCTTCGTACACCGTTTCATAACCCTGGACTTGGTGCTCACTATACAGAAAAGCTCAGCTTGTCACTTTTTGTCTAGTCGATACCGGTCTCCATCCATCTTCATTCCTCGACGATTGGGTGGCCTTGAATATCTGTTGTTAATCATCCGTATCAACGTAAGGAATGTAGCAAATCCACCGGACAGGTTCTTCATTTCACTTATCGATAGAATCTGACCGTTCGTCAGGAaggatgtttctttttttttgtgtgtgctgtACAGCTTCTCAATCTGAGGTAAACCTCAACCTAGATGTGGATAGAGCGACAAAATCGTAGGACAAAACTGCTTCAGCAGAATCTAACCTTGGGGCACGTCAATGTAGCACTGTGGTAGTTGAATTTGTGAGAAAGCGGTCGCTGGCCGTGAAGGAATATAAACCAATGGTAACCACTAATCTGTCAGCAAGCCGTCCCCCGGATgtgggttgatttttttttttcggaaggtTTTAACAAAGTCTCCTTCACCGTGACTCAGATATTATACTCTAgggattttagtttttgtccgaaggaaagcgaaaaaaaaatagccaGCCGGGGTGGCCACCATGTTTGCCCTTCCCACAAAACGTTTGAAAAATGACACGCTCATCAAACAACTGGTTTCATTTTGTTGGCCATCGCCACCGCGGTGGCGGACAGCACCGGAGGGTGGGAAGGGGAAGGAACCCAGAAATCGCTGGCCTTGATCGGTGATTGTTAATAATTTACACTCCCGCGTCACTCTCGATTGAATCTCGCCGGTTCGAAACGGTCGAAAGTGCCGGCCACAGGCCGCGGTTCGGTGCAAATTATTATTACGTGAGCTTGATCAATCAGTTTAGCAACGCACTCGTGCACGTGTGTGTGACTGCGAAGTGCATTCAACCGAAGCATATCAATTCAGAAGAAGTTTATCAACGTGGTAAGCCCATGACTTCAGGAGGGTTTTGATGCTGGATGCCCCGGGGGTGATTTACGATAGGTCAGTAATACCAGTTCGGTGAATCACAGCGACCGGTTTTAACTGTCTATCATCTGGTACTTCCCGGGGATGGCACACTTCGCGTATGGGGGAATCCACGCCATCACTATGCAAATGACGTACTCTTCATCGTGTTAGGCGTGGAGGCGGCATCCAGcagacagacacacacatccaTTCGGTCTCATTTGCCCACTTCTTCTAGGCGTCAGCAAAGAACACCACCGGTCCTATACAAAAAATGGCCCTTACCTGTCACGAATATTTTCCAGATAGTTGGCGATGTAGTCGACCATCTCCTTGGCAAAGTCCTTGAACTCCGGGGCCTGCATTTCGGTCTgttggggaaagaaaaaatattataattcaTGGCAGGTGATTTTCTACCTTGTTAAATGATGTTAGTTTTTGTTATACTTACAACCGAAGGGAGTTCGAACATTTtgtccatttttctttttagttgttAGTGAGAAGAGGTGCGTGGGTCGAGTTAGTGAAAAACGTGCATAAACGAATATAAAATACATTAGTAGTTATGGTTAGTAGAAGGAGGTTCGGGATAGTTACTCGTTTTTCACTCGGAACCGGCATTTTGTCTTGTTCAAACGACtgtaaaatcaaaatttaaacaaacacaGACACAGACACAATGGCAAAAAGAAGTGCTTTCCAAACGTGCCAGACGCAAGGACTCCCGGGGAGATACTAAAAAAGTTGTAGGGCACCTTCGTTCGGCTTAGGCACACCATTTTAAATCGAATCATATCGATAGTGTTGCCATCGTACAATAAAGGCCCTAATTTGCTCGGTACCGTTGCCAGGCGATGAAAAGCAGGGCTCCCAGTTCGACgaagtttaattgaatttatctTCTAATGGCATGAGAATGATCCTGATGCTCGAAGAGCGGTACACAAAATAATTGAGTTATTCTAGCCAGTTTTCAACGTTAGGGTTTCGCATGTTTCTAGCGTCATTGCCTAGATGCATCTTCGAGTAGGGCCACCTGTTGAAATGTTATTATCAACTGACGAGCAAAATCGGCTATCAATAAAACCGCCTGGCATTGATTGCTTATCACGACGCTGAAtgactgttttattttcttatttttagcAATTTGTGATTGTGTATCACGCTTGTTTATGCTGCATCGATAATTCAATGCGTAACAGCTTCCTCGTTGTGAAGTGATTAAATAATCATACAAACCCTTTCGTTGAACGTCAAACAAGCGATAGACTAGATGGATCTGTTCTCTAACCTCGCTTCCCTTCCCATTACGGTGTTTCCCTTGAAGTGACTCCCATGGCAATAGTAATTTCTTTCACTGCTTCCTTTCTATTCAGTACATTCTGAGAGAACCATGGCCAACGGTTCCATTTTGGGTGTCAAAACTCCCCAAAagaaatctttaaaaaagCAGTGGAAATAGCTCAAGAACAAGAGCAGGCTCCAATTTTTTAAACCTCCCCTTACCCTCACACAGCAGGAGGTTACCCCATACGTTGCCAAAAGCCAATCACTTTTGCAACCGCCGTTCTAAGGTCACCCCGAACAGACGCTCGTGAAAGCGAACGTGAAATCGTGATCGAAATCCATCCCATGGCCCCGACAGGTTATTGGTACCACGTGACGAGGTGGGGAGGGTGGAGAGAATCCAACGTTCTTTCCTGTGACCGGCAAAGGGTGCAGCGGAAGCAGGAACCAGTTTAGCGGAAGAATTCCAATCCAATCGCAGAATGTTGCCAGGTAGCAAATGTCTGAAAACGTTGTATTCGAATACCCACCAAACCGGTTGTCCTTGCTGTCCGTTGGCTACACTAAAACATGCACTTCCAAATGGGCAGAGACATACATTAACGACAGAAAATCTGGTTTCCCCATCACCAAAGTCAGAAATAGATGAGTAACTGTAGGAATTCGTAGGTTACTTACGATTTAAATAGACACTTTTTAACACTTTAGAACTGCTACGAGACGTAGTTTGATCCACCGGAATACACTGAAAACAcgagaaagggaaaacgcGCGCGATGATTTATTGGAGCGTGAAAAGGAATCACATTTGAGGCTAAAGTCACACACTAATGGAAGGATAATGGCGAAGAGCTGTACTTCCACTTCCAGTCTCTGGCGCACATACACTCTCGGCGTGTCACACGCACAACGTACCAGAACGGGACAAGTGGCAACAAGTGGTTTTAACACTGCTTGAACCCCACCAACAACGGCACACACCACGGACGACGGCAGGAGCAGGATATTCGAGGAGGGAAAACGTGGCACTGATTTTCGCTTTTCCGATGTAGCTGCTTTTCGTGATGAATGAATGCTGGAGtgggttttttctttgtcGTTTAAATATACTGCAACCGTTGCAGTGTATTTTTCCTGAGGCACACTACAAAGCAGTGGACAGTTTGACTGAAATCCGTCCGTACGCGCCGTTTGTCGTCGACTGAAGCCGGACGATGGCCGTCGCGAGCTTTTAAACTCGCACTTCGTGGAATCGTGTTCGCGCGAAGTACTACGAGCTAGTGAACTCTCACTGCTCACTCGTGCTCGCTCACCCATTCTGGCCTCACCTGTTGCCTTCTCTTTACATTTTGGACAGGTTAACAGGTGTCTAGCACGAAAATGGACTTCATTAAGGAAACCCGTTCCTGAGGAAGAGTTCATAATTTGGACAGTGATTATCCTATTTAGATGATATGAGCGTTAAGGTGCCAAAATCGTTAATAGCTGCACATTACGAGGATGACTATTTGCAATGCATGCACCGCAGCGGTCAGAAACGAACAACGAAGGCTCCATTCACTCGTTCTCGACCCGATAGATCGGGTGAGAAATGTGCCATACAATCGTCTAGCCGTTGGGTTCTAGTTCGAGGACGCAAGCATGCTGAGCGGGCCACCATAATATGTGCCACGAGCAGCCGTCCTTCGGCCATTCAACACGCACATACTTAAGCTCCGGGGCAGGGTGGAGAGAAAACGCGTGGAACAATGAGAACGGCCGAGGGGTTTCTTGCTAGAAAAAGGGCCCGAAACACTTGCCATGATGCGGGTAGTAAAGCCCATCGCATCGCATCCATATGAATGAAGTGGAAATCAGTTAGGATGCCAATGGACGACCCCGATGTTGTCGGAAAATCCGATTCAAGTGCAAGTGTGGaagaataaatataaatcTCACCCAATCCACGCAAACAGTAGACATGACCGTTTTCGAATCTACCATTCACTTGAGTGGTTCTTTGATTTAGTTCTTCCAAATatctttaacattttaaaaatatactaaATATGAGTGAAAAGGtttatataatatttttttcaaaaatatactAATAGTGTTCACACTAcagttattttttaaattcggtTTCTTGTCATCGATCTCGTACGCATGGTTCGTGGCATTCTTCGTCGAGATCTTGTGCGATTCCGCCTTCGAACCGGAAAAGCATTTTCAACCGTGGGATCTGATGTCTGGCTCATCTGATTCAAAGTTTCCATTTCTTTAACTTCCATCGATGTAGGTCCGAAAATTTTCTGTCGTATCATTTGCAGCCCATTTCCGGTCCAACGCAACCACTGCTCCCAGTGTCCGGTTCCAATGGCAGTGTAAAGGAACGCCATAAATGCACAAATGGCAGGCACCACTTCGGATGACATGGTTGAATCATCTTGTGTATTGATTTTGGGAGCATTCTGCAAAAAACTTCTCAATTGTATCATACCCCGGATAGGACACCAGATATTGTAACGGACAATTTCGATTGCTAGAAGATTTAGAATCGTTTCGGCAAACATTTGCACCACCTGGGGAAGCCTTCGTCGAACACGGGGCGGGAAAACGCGACAGGTTGAAAGCCAAAGCGCGGTAGAGCTTAGAACGAAGACCAGCTGAATTTTCTGACCATAGCCAGTGACCGCAAGCGGCGCAGATCCGGTTGTCACGAATATTGAATTTTTCGACACACAACTCAGCACAAGCGCCACTAAGATCGATATCGAAGAGGTCATGCTGAAGGAGGAAgatttttgatatttgttttatctGCTAACAGTGTTAGCTCTTCCTTTACCGGAGGATCCACTGGCGCTGTATGACTCCTGAAAAATACATCACCCCATACATTGTCAACAGGAGGATAAACATCTACAATTTGGCAAAGAATGTTACCTGACGTTATACGAGTTGGCTGGTTCAAGCTGCAGCCCAAAAAATCTCTCAACCGAATTAAGTATTGCCAACGCAGcaaaaatac encodes:
- the LOC131281640 gene encoding aromatic-L-amino-acid decarboxylase isoform X1 — its product is MPVPSEKRTEMQAPEFKDFAKEMVDYIANYLENIRDRRVLPTVQPGYLRPLIPDEAPQQPDKWEDVMADIERVIMPGVTHWHSPKFHAYFPTANSYPAIVADMLSGAIACIGFTWIASPACTELEVVMLDWLGKMLDLPKEFLACSGGQGGGVIQGTASEATLVALLGAKAKTMKRVKEEHPDWDDHTIVSKLVGYTSNQSHSSVERAGLLGGVKLRGLKADENLKLRGETLEKAIKEDLDAGLIPFYVVATLGTTNTCAFDRLDEIGPVANRYNVWVHVDAAYAGSAFICPEYRYLMKGIETADSFNFNPHKWMLVNFDCSAMWLKEPYWIVNAFNVDPLYLKHDMQGSAPDYRHWQIPLGRRFRALKLWFVLRLYGVENIQAHIRRHCAFAKQFEALCVADERFEIFGEVQMGLACFKLKGSNELNEDLLRRINGRGNIHLVPSKVNDVYFLRMAVCSRFTEPADIDFSWKEVAASADELLAAQKK
- the LOC131281640 gene encoding aromatic-L-amino-acid decarboxylase isoform X2 gives rise to the protein MQAPEFKDFAKEMVDYIANYLENIRDRRVLPTVQPGYLRPLIPDEAPQQPDKWEDVMADIERVIMPGVTHWHSPKFHAYFPTANSYPAIVADMLSGAIACIGFTWIASPACTELEVVMLDWLGKMLDLPKEFLACSGGQGGGVIQGTASEATLVALLGAKAKTMKRVKEEHPDWDDHTIVSKLVGYTSNQSHSSVERAGLLGGVKLRGLKADENLKLRGETLEKAIKEDLDAGLIPFYVVATLGTTNTCAFDRLDEIGPVANRYNVWVHVDAAYAGSAFICPEYRYLMKGIETADSFNFNPHKWMLVNFDCSAMWLKEPYWIVNAFNVDPLYLKHDMQGSAPDYRHWQIPLGRRFRALKLWFVLRLYGVENIQAHIRRHCAFAKQFEALCVADERFEIFGEVQMGLACFKLKGSNELNEDLLRRINGRGNIHLVPSKVNDVYFLRMAVCSRFTEPADIDFSWKEVAASADELLAAQKK